The following DNA comes from Corallococcus exiguus.
GAGCGGGTGTCCGCGTTCGTGGCTGGGGACAGAGGGGTGCGGGAAGCGCTGGAGCGGGTGCACCGCCGCGCGGCGGTGGAGGCGTGGACCGAGGACGTCCCCGTCCTGCGGCAGGCTCGGGCGCTGTCCGCGCGGCGCGAGCGCCTCACCCGGCTCGCGCGGCAACGGCTGGATACGTTGACGGTCGCGCCTCCGGACGTGAGCCTCGAAGAGGCGCTGACGCGGTTGGAGGCCTTGCTTCGCCAGCCTGTCAGCAAGGCGCTGAAAGAGGGCGAGGTGCTCGTCTTCGAGCCCGCCCACGGCCGGTCGAGGGAGCCGGGCCCGGGCGTGGGTGGAATGAACGTGCCCTCGCTCCCTCTCCTGATGGTGCCGTTGGGCGCATTGCTCTTCATCCTCCTCCTGGCCACCGGCCTTCCCTGGGCCAAGGAGCTGGGGATGGCCCTCCTGGGGCTCTCCCTGGGAGGCCCCCCGCTGTGGTCCGTGCTGCGCGCCGGCAGGGTGCGGATCACCAGCGAGCGGATCCTCTGGACGCCCATGTTCGGCGCGGCACAGGCGGTGCGCCTGGACTCGATCCTGGATGACGGCGTCCACCTGGACCGGCTCCAGTTCGACCTGGTGGTGAAGGGCGACCGCCGGCTGCGCGCGCGCAGCGTGCGGGATGCCCTGGGGTTGATGCTCTCGCTGGAGCTGCATCGTCAGCCACCCCTCCTCGGCGCGGCGGCTCGGTCGGGCGAGCAACTGGAGGACGTGGCCCTCCTCCCCGCGAAGGTGGGGGACGTCGACGGGGTCTGCGTCCTGCGGCCCCACGCGCTGGCGTTCATCCCCGACAGGCGCGGCCCCCAGGCGCTTCAGGCCGTCACCGGGAAGCCCACGCCGCTGAATGGGTTCGAGCCGGACCGGGTGTTGGAGGAGTTGCGCTGGCTGCCCGCGGCGGAGTTCGACGCCTGTGTCTCCCGCGTGGTGAAGGCCACGGGAGGGCTTGCCTGGACCCCGGGGGATGCGCACTTCGTTCCGGGCCCGCCGATATGGATGGCGATCCGGATCAAGCGCGGTGAGCAGGTGCTGCTCGCCCGGGCGGACTGGTTCTATCGCGCCGCCGCCGAGAGGATTCTTCAGGGCTGGCGCAAGCGCCCCGCGCCTCCGCCCCCAGAGTAGGGAGCGGTCCATCCGAGCGCTTACGACTCGGACTGGGCGTCCTCCTTCGCGTGCACGTCCACCCCGTCCTGCTGGAGGCGCGTCGCCACTGCGCAGGTGATGTGGGAGTAGATGTCGCCTGGCCAGGATGACGTACACCTTCGTCAGGGAGCGGTAGGCGGGAGGTGCCGCAGCCCTGCCCGTCAAGATGGGTGAGCAGCCCATCCTCTCACGTCGTCCTGGTTGCCAAGCTCCAGGAGGGCGTCACGGGGGTAGTTCTCCAGGTCCTCCTCCAGCCACCGTTCCCCGGGCCGGGAGAGGTGGAAGCGCAGTGTGCAGGCGTTGCTGCACCCGAGGATGGTGGTGAAACGCTCCTCCGCTGGCAGCACGCGCTGCAGTTCCAGCGCGAGCCGGAGGCCGTAGCCGACCTGCTCCTTCAACGGCAGCCGACGCTCCCACGGCTCCTCGTCGAAGGAGCCCACGAAGTCGGCGACGTGCACCTTGTTCGTGAAGCATTCGTAGCCGGTGGCGTCCGGGAAGGTGGGCTGAATGGCCGGGGCGACCTCCAGCGCCTGCCGCCGCCACACCCAGAGGCCATGCCTGCCGACGACACCCTCATCGAGCAACGCCTGCATCCTCGGGGTGAGCGGGCGCGACTGCACCGCCTGGACCTGGGCGTTTCGCAGGTACGCCTGCATCAGCACGTTCAACCTCACAGGGCCACCTCGCCCAGGTAGTACAGCCCCTTCTGGACGGACGAGGCAAACGTGGCGTCCGTTGTCAGCAGTTCGTTCACCCAGCGGGGCGCGTTGGTGAAGCTGCGCGTCGCGGGGTTGTACAGGTACTTCGCCCCCGTCTGCGCATCCTGGAAGTGGAGCTGTCCGGGGCGCACGCCGGGCGCCGGGTTCTCCACATCGAGGCGGACCCTCCCCTTCTGCCACAGCGTCTTGCTGTCGATGCGCGTCCCACGCGCGCCGAGCATCCGCTCCGCGGGCGCGTCGGCACCACAGGCCTCGTAGGCGCCCGGGTGTCGCTTGAGGCAACAGGAGACCGTGCTATCCGACTGATTGCACTCGGTGGCCGGGATGACGGCCGCTCCACACCCGCCCCAGAGGCTGGCCAGCAGGCACACCAGCAACGCGCGCAGGTTCGACATGGGCTCCGCTCGCCCGCGGCGTTAACCGCAGGGCTGGTGGGAAGCGTGCGCGCTCGTCATCGCACCGTGGCAGGGAACTGCGCGGCGCGGTGTCCGTTCACAGACAAGCGGTTCGCGCAACGCCCAGTGGGGGACGGAGCAGCCGAACTACCGGGCAAGAACTCCGCCCGTCCGACTCGAACTGCCGGGCCACTCGCCGACCACAGCCGGATTTTGTCCGCGCCTCCGCCGAATGTAGCCCGCATGTGCAGGCTGACTCTCGGCGGGAGGCGGTAGGCATGGAGCGCTTCCCTTTCGCCCGGACTATGGGGCCCAGGCGGACTCGGTGCCCCGGGTGCGCAAGGCGCAGTTCGGCGAGGGCACCAACGGCCTTCGCGGGCCCGTCGTCTGGCAGGGCATGGCATACGAGCCCTGGGCCATCCAGGTGAAGGGCTTCGACAAGTCCGGCATGGGGCGGCTGCCCCGGCCCACCCTGACGCTCGCCAACGTCGCCGGCACCATCGGCGCCATGGCGAGGGACCTGAACGATCTGCTGGGCGCACGTGTCCTCCGGAAGCGCACCTTCGTCCGCTACCTGGACGCGGTGAACTTCCCTGGGGGCGTCAACCCCACCGCCTCGCCGCTGGACGCATTCCCGGACGACGAGTTTGTGGTGGACCAGAAGACGGTGGAGAACAAGCACGTCATAGAGTTCAGCCTGGCCGCGAAGTGCGACCTGGACGGCGTCGCCATCCAGAATCCCGACGGCACCTTCAACTTCACAGGCGTCACCCTCTACGACGTGAAGGGCACCCAGCCCCAGGAGTACATCCCCGGCTTCCCCTCCGGAGAGGCGGAGCACCCCGTGGGTGTCGAGGTGAAGCGCGCCACGCCGGTGGTGCGCACGGTGACGGACCCAGAGGTGGATGCCGTGCGCGTCACCATCCAGGTGCCCCAGCTCACCTACCAGGACCCCACGACGGGCGACTTGAAGCCCACCCGCGTCCTCGTCTCCATCGCGGTGCAGAGCAACGGCGGCGGGTACGTGGTGCAGTCCTTCCAGGACGCCGAGCTCTTCCGGGGTAAGTGCACCAGCCCCTACGAGCGCACCTTCCGCGTGGAGCTGACGGGCTCGCCGCCGTGGGACATCCGTGTCACGCGCGTCAGCGAGGACGCGGACAGCGTGACGACGCAGAACAAGGTCATCTGGAAGTCCTACGCGACGCTGCTGGACGAGAAGCTCAGCTTTCCCAACACCGCGCTGTGCGCGCTGCAGGTGTCCGCGAGCCAGTTCAGCAGCATTCCCACGCGCAGCTACCGGATTCGCGGACTGCGGGTGCGCGTGCCCAACAACTACAACCCCTCGGCCCGCACGTACGAAGGCACCTGGGACGGCACGTGGAAGGTGGCCTGGACGGACAACCCGGCCTGGTGCTTCTACGACCTCCTCACGACGAAGCGCTACGGCCTGGGCCGCTACCTCAACGAGGCCGCCGTGGACAAATGGGGCCTCTACACGGTGGCGATGTACTGCGACGAGCTGGTGCCGGACGGGAAGGGCGGCATGGAGCCGCGCTTCCGTTGCAACCTCTACCTCCAGACGCAGGAGAATGCGTACAAGGTCATCAACAACCTCGCGTCCGTCTTCCGCGGCATGACGTACTGGGCCTCCGGCGCCGTCTTCGTCGCCCAGGACGCGCCGCGTGACGCCGAGTACCTCTTCACGCCGGCCAACGTGGTGGACGGCCTCTTCACGTACGCCTCCAGCAGTAAGCGCGCGCGGCACACCGTCGCGCTGGTGACGTGGAACAACCCGGACAACCACTTCAAGGCGGCCCAGGAGTACGTCACCGACGAGGAGGGCCTCGCTACCTACGGCTACAGCCCCACCGAGGTGGTGGCGCTCGGCTGCACTTCCCGGGGCCAAGCGCAGCGCGTGGGCCGGTGGCTGTTGCTCACCGAGAGGCTGGGGACGGAGACGGTGACGTTCCGCACAGGCTTCGAGGGCGCCATGCGCAACCCCGGCGCCGTCGTGAAGCTCCAGGATCCGTACCGGGCCGGACGCCGGTGGGGCGGTCGCGTGGTGGCTGCCACCGCCAGCCAGGTGGAACTCGACGGTGACGTCACCCTGGAAGCCGGGAAGATGTACGCCTTCTCCGTTGTGCTGCCGGACGGCACCGTGGAGGAGCGCCCGCTGGCCGCGCTCGCGCCGGCGCCCTACCGGGCCCTCACAGTGGCGACGCCCTTCTCGGCCGCGCCCAGCCCCAGGCCGTTTGGATGCTGGCAGCGTCCGACTTGACGCCCACCCTCTGGCGCATCCTCAACGTGGCGGAGGTGGAGCCGCACCTCTACGAAATCACCGCCCTGCGCCACGAGCCGGGGAAGTACGCGGAGGTGGAGTACGGGGTGAAGTTGCAGCCGCTGCCCACGTTCGTGCTGCCTTCGTCGGCGCCACCCGCGGGCCTGGCGGTGGGCGAGTCGCTGTACAAGACGACGAATGGCGGCGTGAAAGTCATGGTGACGGCCCGGTGGACGCAGGTGGCCACCGCCACCGAGTACCGGGTGCGCTGGCAGCGCGAGGGCGGTAACTGGACGTCGGAGTCGCCGGTGTAGACGCACTACTGGGAGCTGCTGGACTGCCTGCCGGGCGCGTACACCGTGCAGGTGGCAGCCGTCCTCAACG
Coding sequences within:
- a CDS encoding phage minor tail protein L — translated: MPRVRKAQFGEGTNGLRGPVVWQGMAYEPWAIQVKGFDKSGMGRLPRPTLTLANVAGTIGAMARDLNDLLGARVLRKRTFVRYLDAVNFPGGVNPTASPLDAFPDDEFVVDQKTVENKHVIEFSLAAKCDLDGVAIQNPDGTFNFTGVTLYDVKGTQPQEYIPGFPSGEAEHPVGVEVKRATPVVRTVTDPEVDAVRVTIQVPQLTYQDPTTGDLKPTRVLVSIAVQSNGGGYVVQSFQDAELFRGKCTSPYERTFRVELTGSPPWDIRVTRVSEDADSVTTQNKVIWKSYATLLDEKLSFPNTALCALQVSASQFSSIPTRSYRIRGLRVRVPNNYNPSARTYEGTWDGTWKVAWTDNPAWCFYDLLTTKRYGLGRYLNEAAVDKWGLYTVAMYCDELVPDGKGGMEPRFRCNLYLQTQENAYKVINNLASVFRGMTYWASGAVFVAQDAPRDAEYLFTPANVVDGLFTYASSSKRARHTVALVTWNNPDNHFKAAQEYVTDEEGLATYGYSPTEVVALGCTSRGQAQRVGRWLLLTERLGTETVTFRTGFEGAMRNPGAVVKLQDPYRAGRRWGGRVVAATASQVELDGDVTLEAGKMYAFSVVLPDGTVEERPLAALAPAPYRALTVATPFSAAPSPRPFGCWQRPT